The following nucleotide sequence is from Nothobranchius furzeri strain GRZ-AD chromosome 6, NfurGRZ-RIMD1, whole genome shotgun sequence.
CCCACACCGGATATATTTAATGGAGCCAGTTGGGGGATTTATTTAGGTTTTTCCTGTTTTTAACATAACTGACCTGTGTAGCACCTCCTTTTTTATTTTAGTATATTTGTATCTGTATGTTTTTAGATAAATTGTTAAATAAAGGCCATTGTATTTAAGAACACCAGTCTGTTCCTCTGTGGGTGCATGGACCTATATCATTTTAGATCCCTGGAGCCTACCGGCTCTGGGGTGGCGCTGTTGCAAAATTTTAACTTAACATTCTACTTAGTACGGACCCATTTTGCCACACAAGTTATAAAATGAAAGCTTCATGTTACATACCAAAAGGTGCATCttctaaaacaagaattacattcTACAAAACAAAAGCTACATGTTACAAAGCAAATTTTACGTGTAACAAATCGTGAAtttcatgctacaaaacaaaagttacatattacaaaattaaagttacatgttacaaaatgagaattacgtGTTAAAATGAAAATTATGCATAACAAAACGTAAATTTCATGCTATATAAAAAAAGTTATGTGTTACTAAACTAGAATTACATGCTGtaaaatgaaagttacagttcCAAAAAATGTTACAAGTTACTAAACTTGGTACGATTCACATGTCATGTTTCAATCCtagttctactactactagtgatTAATGATCAACCACTCTATGCTTGCAACTCTGAGAAGTGGGCATTAAAGAGACTGTGTTTTTCATGgcgtagggggcagtagatacctaaattgttgcaagcaggcagtatttttgtgttggggtaagactttaccaacggatgcccattagggtcaaaaagctctagggagtgcaaacttcagctaaATGACAAACACATTAGACCCATTTTATCacgggcaacaagtgaagaggtaaatgcatAAAATagcaacatttaagaatggagaAAGTTTAGTAACTgtttcaaatcagtaaatgcatttatctaatatgacatcgcccagagacttagacccgctcccatgtattttagacctgattgttatggttatatgttacaaagcctctaatattttttaactgggcatcatttaagtcattttcaaaaacatttgattatcagaaattaatggtaaaaactacacattgtctctttaaatcagGTAGAGTATTCATAATCAGAGTGCAAAGCAAATGAGAGGTGTTTAATGTCTACATCAGGAGCAAGAAGACATAGATAAAAAGTTGTAGCCCCCCCCCCAATTGGGCGATGTAGATTGTAACATCATCACCGCCATATTTAATGAGTCACTCACCCTCCATACCCAACTgtaaactgtaaaaataaatactttttacatgttttcatgaaattttatttgtatattgGGGCGGGTTAGAGGGTTAACTGTACCGTACATGATTCAGAATGCAGGACCAAATGGGTAAAAATCAGTTTAACAGCCTGTCTAAACCATGGGTAGAATAGAACATAAATTATTGGATTCAAACAAGAGTTGGAATAAAGTAACCAGATTCCAAAGACTGAAAATGTCTCCGTAGACAACAAATCATGGCCTGCAAGGGAGGGATAAAAATAAGGACAGAAACATATTAGGAACACCAGCACAAATACACCGAGAGCTGTAGCTGCTTTTCTCTCTGACTTCTTAGCAGTTACAGGAACTGAACCCCTCAGAGTGACAGATGCAATGTGAGACCTCATGGCTCGAGCCTGAGACACCGCCACCAAAAATACTCTCATGTACAGAACTATGATGACTGTGATGGGGCCGATAAATGTCAAAATTACATCAAAAACTCCTGTGAAAAAGTCAGTTACAAGAACACACTCCCCAACACAGGAGTTATATCTATCTGGATGTTTAAGAAAATCTTTCAATATCACTCCATTGTAAGACACAGAGCAAaaccaacacagacacacacagattttAACTCTCCTGTTAGTGACTTTAGTTTGATAATGCAGAGGGTCACAAATAGCCACATATCGGTCAGCTGATATGAGCACCATGTTTCCTACTGAGGCAGAGGTGAGAATAAAAGAAGAATAGTGAAACACTCCACACATAAAACTACCCAGAACCCAACAGCCTCCCATCAAAAGGATTCGAATTGGCATCAGCAGGAGTCCAACCAAGAAGTCTGAGACAGCCAGAGACAGAAGAAAGAGGTTGGTGGGGGTGTGGAGCTGCCTGGAAGGATAAAAAagacaaaatataaaaaataaattaacaataTTCAAGCTCACTGAGTTGATTTATTTTAACGGCCAGGAAAGAAAATGGAATAAATCTTAAATAATTATTTGTTGTTCAGCAAGAAAAGCATATTAACTTTAAACTTAACAATAAACACAAACTCAGCTAAATtgtacctgaagatggagatagagaTGATAACCAGCAGGTTGAGAGCCACAGTGAACAAAGATATGCAGGACAGCAGCACATTGATAAACATGTTCTCAGCATGTTTCTGCAGTGGCTTCCTGCAGGAAGTGTTAAGAAGTTGTGGGAAACAGAGTTCAACATCAGGTAGAGTATTCATAATCAGAGAGCAAAGCAAATGAGAGGCTGCCGAATCGTCACAGTGGTCTAGGATGTTCTTGATGAAAGTGCTGACTCACCTTTAACCGTCCTGGACCTCCCATGCCAACCACACAAACTAGAGAGCTGAGACAAAATCAAGTGTTTTTTCCTAAACAAATGGAGGTAACCTGTATGAATTGCACGAGGCTTCTGAGGGAGTCCAGTGAGactgtcgggacacagcatctgtcagcattcctcctttcgtgggggtgtgttgatggcagccttggaggctgccttggcgtcatataaggataaacatgactttgtttagggcaggcagagataattttcctctctgccttggagtctataagtggtcattcatgtccaccagtgaagccacttATATGTTCTTAACATCCCCACactgtccggcgaccctctctgagatgacatccatcttgcgcactaacacaggcaacgccgcgaggacattgtccagcttacggttcacctcg
It contains:
- the LOC139070245 gene encoding trace amine-associated receptor 13c-like, with amino-acid sequence MNTLPDVELCFPQLLNTSCRKPLQKHAENMFINVLLSCISLFTVALNLLVIISISIFRQLHTPTNLFLLSLAVSDFLVGLLLMPIRILLMGGCWVLGSFMCGVFHYSSFILTSASVGNMVLISADRYVAICDPLHYQTKVTNRRVKICVCLCWFCSVSYNGVILKDFLKHPDRYNSCVGECVLVTDFFTGVFDVILTFIGPITVIIVLYMRVFLVAVSQARAMRSHIASVTLRGSVPVTAKKSERKAATALGVFVLVFLICFCPYFYPSLAGHDLLSTETFSVFGIWLLYSNSCLNPIIYVLFYPWFRQAVKLIFTHLVLHSESCTVQLTL